The following is a genomic window from Amycolatopsis sp. BJA-103.
TCCTGGAGTGCTACGAGGGCGACACGCTGGTGATCGAGCTGGTCAACAACACCGACCAGCGGCTTTCGATCCACCCGCACGGCGTCAACTACGACACCAAGTCGGACGGCTCGCCGTTCAACGATTCCTTCAACAAGCCGTACGAGACCAAGACCTACACCTGGAAGACGCGGACGGCTTACCAGGCGGCCAACGGTTTCTGGATGCCCGGCAGCGCGGGGTACTGGCACTACCACGACCACGCGTTCGGCGGGGACCACGGCACCATCGGCCTGATGAAGGGCCTCTACGGCGGCCTGATCGTGCGCAAACGCGGGGATCTGCTGCCCAGCAAGCAGTTCACCGTCGTGTTCACCGAAATGTGGATCAACCACCAGGTCGCCCCGAACACCCCGATCTTCGAGGCGAACCTCGGTGAACGCGTCGAGTTCATCTGCATCGGGCACGGCAACCTGATGCACACCTTCCACCTGCACGCGCACCGCTGGGCGGACACCCGCACCGGCATGCTCACCAGCGCGACCGACAACGCCCCGATCCTCGACAACAAGACCCTGGACCCCGGCAACTCCTTCGGGTTCCAGGTGATCGCCGGTGACGGCGTCGGGCCGGGCGCGTGGATGTACCACTGCCACGTCCAGCAGCACTCGGACGACGGCATGTCCGGGGTGTTCCTGGTCCGCAACGCCGACGGCGGGATGCCCGCGGGCGCCCAGGCGGCGATCGACCGCTTCAAGGGACACCAGCACGGCACCACCTCCACCCCGGACGCCACCGGCGCCTCGGCCCATTCCCACCACTAGCCTCGAAAGGAGCGAGAACTTGAGACGAGTCTTTTCGCAACGTCGGCTCCGCAGACGGTCTTTGGCCGCACTGGCGGTCGGCGCCGTCGTCACTTCCGGGCTTCCGCTGGCCATCGCACCGGTGACCGCCGAAGCCGCGACGAACGTCCCGGTGAACGTCCTGGTCTTCCACGGCACCGCCGCGGACCAGAAGGACCCCGTCCTGCGCGCCACGGACGCGATCTCCAGTCTGGGGCAGGCGAACGGGATCTCCGTCGCGTCCTCTTCGGACCCCGCGGTGTTCACCCCGGCGAACCTCGCGAAGTACCGCGGTGTGGTCTTCCTTTCCGCGCAGGGCATCACGCTCAACCGCGACCAGGAAACCTCGCTGCAGAACTACATGAAGGCGGGCGGTGGTTTCCTCGGGCTGTCGGACGCCGCGCGCGCCCAGGACGGTTCGCAGTGGTTCTCCGGGCTGATCGGGGCTCGCCCGGTGGGGGCGCGTCCCACGCCGGAGGCCGTCGCCTCGGTCACCGCGAGTGCGGAGAACGCGCCCAACGAGGGCAAGGACAAGCTGGCCGACAACAACGAGAACACCAAGTGGCTGGCCTTCACGAACACCGCGTGGATCGCCTACAAGCTGGCCGCGCCGGTCGCGGTGAGCAGCTACGCGCTCGTCTCGGCGAACGACTTCGCCGGCCGTGACCCGAAGAGCTGGACCCTGCAGGGCTCCACCGACGGGACCACGTGGACCGATCTGGACACCCGCACCAACGAGGTGTTCGCCGACCGGTTCCAGAGCCGTACCTTCACCTTCGCCAACACGACGGCGTACGCGAACTACCGGCTGAACATCACCGCCAACGCCGGTGAATCGGCCACCCAGCTGGCCGACTTCAAACTGTTCAAGGACCAGTCGACCACCCCGCCGCCACCGGAGACCGCTCCGGCGGAGGCCACGGTCGACGTCCTCGACAAGGCGAACCCGGCCACCGCGGGCCTGCCGCAGAAGTGGGTCCGCACGGACCGGTGGCTCAACTGGGAGGTCAACCCGGTCGGCACCGTCCACACCGTCGCGCAGGTCGAGGAGTCGACCTACAAGCCGGGAGTCGGCGCCAACGGCGCGTTCCACCCGATCTCGTGGTGCCGTGACTACGACGGCGGCCGCTCCTTCTACAGCGGGATGGGCCGGACCGAGGCGAGCTACGGCGAAGCCCAGTTCCGCACCCACATCCTCGGCGCGCTGAAGTGGACCACCGGCATGGTGCGCGGGGACTGCAAGGCGGGCATCGCGGCCAACTACAAGGTCGAACGCCTGACCGCGAAGAACCAGCCGGGCCAGATGGACCAGATCGGCGAACCGCACGGGCTCACCATCGCCCCCAACGGCCGGGTCTTCTACATCGGCCGCGCGGCCTGCGCCGGCAACTCGGTGCCCACGCCGAACGAGTGGACCAACCCCGAGATCGGTGCCGGCTGCGGCACGATCCATCAGTGGGACCCGGTCACCAAGAAGCCGAAGCTGCTCACCACGCTCAAGGTGATGGGCAACCGCGGCAGCGGCGACGAAATGGTCAAGAACGAGGAAGGTCTCCTCGGGCTCGAGCTGGACCCGAAGTTCAGCGAGAACGGCTTCATGTACGCCTACTGGATGCCGCACGCGTCGATCGACATCGACAAGCGGATCGGCAAGCGCACGGTCTCGCGGTTCACCTACGACCTGACCAAGCAGACGCTGGACCAGGCGACCCGCAAGGACCTGCTGTCCTGGGACGTCCAGATCCACAGCTGCTGCCACGCCGGTGGCGGCATGGCCTTCGACAAGGACGGGAACCTCTACGTCGGTTCCGGTGACAGCAACTCGTCGCAGGGCTCCAACGGGTACTCCGGCAACAACTGGACCCAGGACTACAAGGGCGTCTCGTTCCAGGACGCGCGCCGCACCGCCGGCAACACCAACGACCTCAACGGGAAGATCCTGCGGATCCACCCCGAGGCCGACGGCACGTACACCAACCCGGCGGGCAACCTGTTCCCCGAGGCCAACGATCCCGGGAACAAGACCAGGCCCGAGATCTACGTGATGGGCGTGCGGAACATCTCGCGGCTGCAAGTCGACAAGAAGACCAACTGGCTGACCGCCGCGTGGGTCGGTCCGGACGCGTCCACACCGAGTCCGGAACTCGGCCCGGCCAAGTACGAGACCGCCACGATCATCACCGAGGCGGGCAACCACGGCTGGCCGTACTGCATGGGCAACAAGCAGCCCTACCGTGACCGCAGCAGCACCGACGCCGCGGTCCTCACCGGCTGGTACGACTGCGACAACCCGGTCAACACCTCGCCGCGCAACACCGGACTGGTGAACCTGCCGCCGGTCAAGAAGAACATGATCTGGTACTCGCCGGACGGCGGCGGGCCGGTGTTCCCCAACCGTCCCAACAGCTCCGTCCCGTCGTACAACGCGGCCGAGGCCACCTACACGCAGCCCTACCTCAAGGGCGGCGGCCAGGCGGTCATGACCGGGCCGACGTACCACCGCGATCTGGTCAACACCACCAGCGGTGTCGCGTGGCCGTCGTACTGGAACGACAAGTGGTTCATCGGCGACCAGAGCAACGGGCAGAACCGGATCGCGGTCAGCGTC
Proteins encoded in this region:
- a CDS encoding multicopper oxidase domain-containing protein, with translation MDKQQRGLSRRSMLAGTAAGVIAPVVVSASAGSSPAAAAGMTRNITVYADYVPGSTRVGYGLEPGKPTIPGPLLECYEGDTLVIELVNNTDQRLSIHPHGVNYDTKSDGSPFNDSFNKPYETKTYTWKTRTAYQAANGFWMPGSAGYWHYHDHAFGGDHGTIGLMKGLYGGLIVRKRGDLLPSKQFTVVFTEMWINHQVAPNTPIFEANLGERVEFICIGHGNLMHTFHLHAHRWADTRTGMLTSATDNAPILDNKTLDPGNSFGFQVIAGDGVGPGAWMYHCHVQQHSDDGMSGVFLVRNADGGMPAGAQAAIDRFKGHQHGTTSTPDATGASAHSHH
- a CDS encoding ThuA domain-containing protein, yielding MRRVFSQRRLRRRSLAALAVGAVVTSGLPLAIAPVTAEAATNVPVNVLVFHGTAADQKDPVLRATDAISSLGQANGISVASSSDPAVFTPANLAKYRGVVFLSAQGITLNRDQETSLQNYMKAGGGFLGLSDAARAQDGSQWFSGLIGARPVGARPTPEAVASVTASAENAPNEGKDKLADNNENTKWLAFTNTAWIAYKLAAPVAVSSYALVSANDFAGRDPKSWTLQGSTDGTTWTDLDTRTNEVFADRFQSRTFTFANTTAYANYRLNITANAGESATQLADFKLFKDQSTTPPPPETAPAEATVDVLDKANPATAGLPQKWVRTDRWLNWEVNPVGTVHTVAQVEESTYKPGVGANGAFHPISWCRDYDGGRSFYSGMGRTEASYGEAQFRTHILGALKWTTGMVRGDCKAGIAANYKVERLTAKNQPGQMDQIGEPHGLTIAPNGRVFYIGRAACAGNSVPTPNEWTNPEIGAGCGTIHQWDPVTKKPKLLTTLKVMGNRGSGDEMVKNEEGLLGLELDPKFSENGFMYAYWMPHASIDIDKRIGKRTVSRFTYDLTKQTLDQATRKDLLSWDVQIHSCCHAGGGMAFDKDGNLYVGSGDSNSSQGSNGYSGNNWTQDYKGVSFQDARRTAGNTNDLNGKILRIHPEADGTYTNPAGNLFPEANDPGNKTRPEIYVMGVRNISRLQVDKKTNWLTAAWVGPDASTPSPELGPAKYETATIITEAGNHGWPYCMGNKQPYRDRSSTDAAVLTGWYDCDNPVNTSPRNTGLVNLPPVKKNMIWYSPDGGGPVFPNRPNSSVPSYNAAEATYTQPYLKGGGQAVMTGPTYHRDLVNTTSGVAWPSYWNDKWFIGDQSNGQNRIAVSVDPNGVPKQDPPVFAETVRQIIPTGGGDTKLQSWMDAEFGPDGALYALDYGSGFFTLQDNQKLVKISYTGGEATPSAAAMSTMVQNKPLTAAFTGSKSGGVSYKWEFGDGTISTQADPRHTYPRTGLYTAKLTVTYADGETVTTRNSVSIGCFVADPSATVTIGDTDTGVSNRNAGGGCSVDDMIDDESTWTSHAGFVNHVTQTVGRLDDLGVLNSAEADKINAAAAASPIGNKGVTGYDAIYDGTAESFRNWSQAPSGQFAIQPDGSLRPSGGLGMLWYSARQFGNFSVKLQFKDIAPSGSANSGVFVRFPDPRTPLEQRPPGSCGTVGSAKTSQAWVAIYCGHEVQLYDGATGEPQKTGSIYNFDPRPLDQAGVKPKGTWNEYEVKVVGQKYTISRNGVVINEFENAPGIQSSRAGDPSTDFRQFVSGFIGLQNHGDNDLMEFRNIRVRQL